In Theropithecus gelada isolate Dixy chromosome 13, Tgel_1.0, whole genome shotgun sequence, one DNA window encodes the following:
- the GDF7 gene encoding growth/differentiation factor 7, protein MDLSAAAALCLWLLSACRPRDGLEAAAVLRAAGAGPVRSPGGGGGGGRTLAEAAGAAAVPAAAVSRARAPRRAAGSGFRNGSVVPHHFMMSLYWSLAGRAPAGAAAVSASGHGRADTITGFTDQATQDESAAETGQSFLFDVSSLNDADEVVGAELRVLRRGSPEPGPGSSTSPPLLLLSTCPGAARAPRLLYSRAAEPLVGQRWEVFDVADAMRRHRREPRPPRAFCLLLRAVTGPVRSPLALRRLGFGWPGGGGSAPEERALLVVSSRTQRKESLFREMRAQARALGAALAAQPPPDPGTGTGSPRAVTAGRRRRRTALAGTRTAQGSGGGAGRGHGRRGRSRCSRKPLHVDFKELGWDDWIIAPLDYEAYHCEGVCDFPLRSHLEPTNHAIIQTLLNSMAPDAAPASCCVPARLSPISILYIDAANNVVYKQYEDMVVEACGCR, encoded by the exons ATGGACCTGAGTGCCGCCGCCGCGCTGTGCCTCTGGCTGCTGAGTGCCTGCCGCCCCCGCGACGGGCTGGAAGCGGCCGCCGTGCTACGAGCGGCGGGGGCTGGGCCGGTCCGGAGCccggggggcggcggcggcggcgggcggacTCTTGCCGAGGCTGCGGGCGCCGCGGCTGTCCCGGCCGCCGCGGTTTCCCGGGCCCGCGCCCCGCGCCGCGCCGCGGGCTCCGGCTTCAGGAACGGCTCGGTGGTGCCGCACCACTTCATGATGTCGCTTTACTGGAGCCTGGCCGGGAGGGCTCCGGCCGGGGCAGCCGCTGTCTCCGCCTCGGGCCATGGTCGCGCGGACACGATCACCGGCTTCACAGACCAGGCGACCCAAG ACGAATCTGCAGCCGAAACAGGCCAGAGCTTCCTGTTCGACGTGTCCAGCCTTAACGACGCAGACGAGGTGGTGGGTGCAGAGCTGCGCGTGCTGCGCCGGGGATCTCCAGAGCCGGGTCCAGGCAGCTCGACTTCcccgccgctgctgctgctgtccaCGTGCCCAGGCGCCGCCCGAGCGCCACGCCTGCTGTACTCGCGGGCAGCTGAGCCCCTGGTCGGTCAGCGATGGGAGGTGTTCGACGTGGCGGACGCCATGAGGCGCCACCGTCGTGAACCGCGCCCCCCCCGCGCGTTCTGCCTCTTGCTTCGCGCAGTGACAGGCCCTGTGCGGAGCCCTTTGGCACTGCGGCGTTTGGGCTTCGGCTGGCCGGGCGGAGGGGGCTCTGCGCCAGAGGAGCGCGCGCTGCTAGTCGTCTCCTCCCGCACGCAGAGGAAGGAGAGCTTGTTCCGGGAGATGCGCGCCCAGGCCCGCGCACTCGGGGCCGCTCTGGCGGCACAGCCGCCGCCAGACCCAGGAACCGGCACCGGGTCGCCAAGGGCAGTCACTGCGGGCCGCAGACGGAGGAGGACGGCTTTGGCCGGCACGCGGACAGCGCAAGGCAGCGGCGGGGGCGCGGGCCGGGGCCACGGACGCAGGGGCCGGAGCCGCTGCAGCCGTAAGCCGCTGCACGTGGACTTCAAGGAGCTCGGCTGGGACGACTGGATCATTGCGCCGCTAGACTACGAAGCGTACCACTGCGAGGGCGTTTGCGACTTCCCTCTGCGCTCGCACCTCGAGCCCACCAACCACGCAATCATTCAGACGCTGCTCAACTCCATGGCGCCAGACGCGGCGCCGGCCTCCTGCTGTGTGCCCGCGCGCCTCAGCCCCATCAGCATCCTCTACATCGACGCCGCCAACAATGTTGTCTACAAGCAATACGAGGACATGGTGGTGGAGGCCTGCGGCTGCAGGTAG